One region of Thunnus thynnus chromosome 14, fThuThy2.1, whole genome shotgun sequence genomic DNA includes:
- the efemp1 gene encoding EGF-containing fibulin-like extracellular matrix protein 1 isoform X1: MLGICVFLCALFTHVLSQEAEEPISYTCTEGYEYDRVREQCRDIDECTLLSDACKGGMQCINHFGGYLCLPKSAVIYISKDGEQVPLPEPVPPVPPVPPSPPQLPRFPGSPRVSQHTRTLRCSSGFTADDQNLCRDIDECATGRHTCGSDQTCYNTRGSYTCQCPPGYQRNGDHCVDRDECALTHYCMHKCVNTPGSYYCECNAGHKLASNNHSCVDVNECDVQTPCQHHCYNLIGSFLCQCEQGYELAQDMVSCQDIDECSFSSYMCQYQCINSPGSYSCECPEGYQLQGNRLCQDINECETGTHNCAEEDMCWNYYGGFRCYPRDPCEAPYTKTSENRCICRSQTECQGLPPSIVYKYMSIQADRSVPADIFQIQATNIYANTHNTFRIKAGNEGGEFFLRRSSNVSAMLVLTKPLSGPREYVVDLEMITHHLTMNYRSSSLLRLTIIVGPYAF, translated from the exons ATGCTGGGGATCTGCGTCTTTCTTTGTGCGCTTTTCACACACGTCCTCTCCCAGGAGGCTGAGGAGCCCATCTCCTACACA TGCACGGAAGGGTATGAGTATGACCGTGTGAGGGAACAGTGCAGAG aCATCGACGAGTGTACCTTATTAAGTGATGCCTGCAAAGGAGGGATGCAGTGTATTAACCACTTTGGTGGGTACCTCTGCCTCCCCAAGAGTGCCGTCATCTATATCAGTAAGGATGGCGAGCAGGTGCCGCTGCCGGAACCTGTCCCTCCCGTCCCTCCAGTCCCACCAAGCCCACCTCAGCTCCCACGGTTTCCAGGTAGCCCGAGGGTCTCTCAGCATACCCGGACCCTTCGCTGTTCATCCGGATTCACTGCAGATGACCAAAACCTCTGCAGAG ACATAGACGAATGTGCGACAGGTAGACACACTTGTGGCTCTGATCAGACTTGCTACAACACCAGAGGCTCCTATACCTGCCAGTGTCCTCCAGGCTACCAAAGGAACGGAGACCACTGTGTAG ACAGAGATGAGTGTGCCCTGACACACTACTGCATGCACAAATGTGTGAACACCCCGGGCTCGTACTACTGTGAGTGCAACGCAGGTCACAAGTTGGCCAGCAACAACCACAGCTGTGTTG ATGTGAACGAATGTGATGTGCAGACTCCCTGTCAGCACCATTGCTACAACCTGATTGGCTCATTCCTCTGCCAGTGTGAGCAGGGCTACGAGCTGGCTCAAGACATGGTTTCATGCCAAG ATATTGATGAATGCAGCTTCTCCAGCTACATGTGTCAGTACCAGTGTATTAACAGCCCAGGAAGTTACTCCTGCGAGTGTCCAGAAGGATATCAGCTCCAGGGGAATAGGTTGTGTCAAG ACATAAACGAGTGTGAGACAGGGACACATAACTGCGCAGAGGAGGACATGTGCTGGAACTATTATGGAGGCTTCCGCTGCTATCCCAGAGACCCCTGCGAGGCGCCTTATACCAAAACCTCTGAAAA tcgCTGTATCTGTCGATCTCAGACTGAGTGCCAGGGTCTCCCACCGTCAATTGTCTACAAGTACATGAGCATCCAGGCGGACCGGTCTGTGCCAGCGGACATCTTCCAGATCCAAGCCACCAACATCTAcgccaacacacacaacaccttCAGGATCAAAGCTGGGAATGAGGGAGGGGAATTTTTCCTTCGG CGTTCCAGCAATGTGAGTGCCATGCTGGTGCTAACCAAACCTCTGTCAGGCCCGAGGGAGTATGTGGTGGACCTGGAGATGATCACTCACCATCTGACCATGAACTACCGCTCCAGCTCACTGTTGCGACTCACCATCATAGTCGGGCCCTATGCTTTCTGA
- the efemp1 gene encoding EGF-containing fibulin-like extracellular matrix protein 1 isoform X2, translating into MLGICVFLCALFTHVLSQEAEEPISYTCTEGYEYDRVREQCRDIDECTLLSDACKGGMQCINHFGGYLCLPKSAVIYISKDGEQVPLPEPVPPVPPVPPSPPQLPRFPGSPRVSQHTRTLRCSSGFTADDQNLCRDIDECATGRHTCGSDQTCYNTRGSYTCQCPPGYQRNGDHCVDVNECDVQTPCQHHCYNLIGSFLCQCEQGYELAQDMVSCQDIDECSFSSYMCQYQCINSPGSYSCECPEGYQLQGNRLCQDINECETGTHNCAEEDMCWNYYGGFRCYPRDPCEAPYTKTSENRCICRSQTECQGLPPSIVYKYMSIQADRSVPADIFQIQATNIYANTHNTFRIKAGNEGGEFFLRRSSNVSAMLVLTKPLSGPREYVVDLEMITHHLTMNYRSSSLLRLTIIVGPYAF; encoded by the exons ATGCTGGGGATCTGCGTCTTTCTTTGTGCGCTTTTCACACACGTCCTCTCCCAGGAGGCTGAGGAGCCCATCTCCTACACA TGCACGGAAGGGTATGAGTATGACCGTGTGAGGGAACAGTGCAGAG aCATCGACGAGTGTACCTTATTAAGTGATGCCTGCAAAGGAGGGATGCAGTGTATTAACCACTTTGGTGGGTACCTCTGCCTCCCCAAGAGTGCCGTCATCTATATCAGTAAGGATGGCGAGCAGGTGCCGCTGCCGGAACCTGTCCCTCCCGTCCCTCCAGTCCCACCAAGCCCACCTCAGCTCCCACGGTTTCCAGGTAGCCCGAGGGTCTCTCAGCATACCCGGACCCTTCGCTGTTCATCCGGATTCACTGCAGATGACCAAAACCTCTGCAGAG ACATAGACGAATGTGCGACAGGTAGACACACTTGTGGCTCTGATCAGACTTGCTACAACACCAGAGGCTCCTATACCTGCCAGTGTCCTCCAGGCTACCAAAGGAACGGAGACCACTGTGTAG ATGTGAACGAATGTGATGTGCAGACTCCCTGTCAGCACCATTGCTACAACCTGATTGGCTCATTCCTCTGCCAGTGTGAGCAGGGCTACGAGCTGGCTCAAGACATGGTTTCATGCCAAG ATATTGATGAATGCAGCTTCTCCAGCTACATGTGTCAGTACCAGTGTATTAACAGCCCAGGAAGTTACTCCTGCGAGTGTCCAGAAGGATATCAGCTCCAGGGGAATAGGTTGTGTCAAG ACATAAACGAGTGTGAGACAGGGACACATAACTGCGCAGAGGAGGACATGTGCTGGAACTATTATGGAGGCTTCCGCTGCTATCCCAGAGACCCCTGCGAGGCGCCTTATACCAAAACCTCTGAAAA tcgCTGTATCTGTCGATCTCAGACTGAGTGCCAGGGTCTCCCACCGTCAATTGTCTACAAGTACATGAGCATCCAGGCGGACCGGTCTGTGCCAGCGGACATCTTCCAGATCCAAGCCACCAACATCTAcgccaacacacacaacaccttCAGGATCAAAGCTGGGAATGAGGGAGGGGAATTTTTCCTTCGG CGTTCCAGCAATGTGAGTGCCATGCTGGTGCTAACCAAACCTCTGTCAGGCCCGAGGGAGTATGTGGTGGACCTGGAGATGATCACTCACCATCTGACCATGAACTACCGCTCCAGCTCACTGTTGCGACTCACCATCATAGTCGGGCCCTATGCTTTCTGA